The following nucleotide sequence is from Terriglobia bacterium.
ATCTTTTGCCGGCCGAAGAAGCGTCTTTTCCGGCTCCGGTACCCACCCAGGTGGTCTCGAGCGACGAATATTTACCTCCGCCGCAAACCCGCCAGCAGAAGGAGGTGGAGGCCCGGCTTATCGAACTTGCCGATGGCATCGCGAAAAAGCAGGGAGTCTCCCGCAGGCGATTCTTCCAGACTGCTTCCGGAATGGCGGCTTCCTTCTACATCATGAATCAGGTGTTCGGCGGTCTGTTCGACGTGAGTCTGGCGGAGGCTCAAACTCCGGAAATGGCAAACCAGCGGGCGAAGGCGCTGCGGGGCCAGTTCATCATGGACACGCATACACACTTCCTTCGCGACGACACCCGGCTCACCAGTTTCGTTTCGATGCGCGAGGCTGTGGGCAAAGCCGGATGGAACAAATCCATCGGGGACAAACCCCAAACCATCTACGATCTCAAATACGCCAACTACTTCAAGGAAATATACCTGGACAGCGACACCAAGATCGCGCTGATCAGTAACGCTCCTTCGGAGATTCCGGAGGACTGGTTCCTGACCAACGACATGGTGTTCCAGACGCGCGCGAAAGTGAATGAGAATGCCGGCTCGAAGCGCATGCTGGCTCACTACATCATCACGCCCGGCCAGAAGGGCTGGCTCGAAGGCATTGACCGCGCCATCGAGGTCGGCAAGCCGGATTCCTGGAAGGGGTACACCGTCGGCGACAACACGCACAAGGAACTGAGCACCCATCCCTATCGTCTGGACGACGAGAAATTGATGTATCCGGCGTATGAGAAATTCGCCAGGTCCGGAATCAAGAATGTCTGCATTCATAAGGGGCTTTGGGCTCCCGCCGTGGAAGCGCGATTCCCCAAACTGACCCCGTATGCAAAACCAGACGACGTGGGCAAAGCGGCTAAGGACTGGCCGCAACTCAACTTCATCATTTATCACTCGGCCTATCGCCATATCGGCGGTGATCCGGCAGTGGCGTGGGACGAGTGGGAGAAGGCCGGACGCATTTCCTGGGTCTCCGATCTCGCCGGGATTCCAGGCAAGTACGGCGTCAAGAACGTCTACGCCGACCTGGGACAGGTGATGGCCTACTCCACGGTGGTGAATCCGCGGCTCGCTGCTGCGCTGCTCGGCGTCTTGATCAAGGGGCTCGGCGTGGATCACGTCATCTGGGGTACGGATGCCGTCTGGACGGGCTCGCCGCAATGGCAGATCGAAGGCTTACGCCGGCTGGAGATCCCGGAGGAAATGCAAAAGAAGCACGGCTTCAAGCCGCTGGGAGCTGCCGATGGACCGGTGAAGAATGCCATCTTCGGCCTGAATGTCGCCAGGCTCTACAACTATCCCGTGGAAGCGTTTCAGAAGAGCAAGGATCGCTTCGCCGATCTGCGGACACAATACGAGGAGCAAGGGCCGGCCCGCAGCAATCTCCGGTACGGCTACGTTCCCAAACCGGCTTAGATCGGTCCACGATCAAAACACCGGCGATGTAGACCACGCGGAGAAACCTGGCGAGAACTGATACAGGGCACATGGCTTTGCAACGGAAAAAGGTCACCGAAGGCTCCCGCTGTGCAAAGCCGC
It contains:
- a CDS encoding amidohydrolase family protein, producing the protein MHFLSDEDKQNLLPAEEASFPAPVPTQVVSSDEYLPPPQTRQQKEVEARLIELADGIAKKQGVSRRRFFQTASGMAASFYIMNQVFGGLFDVSLAEAQTPEMANQRAKALRGQFIMDTHTHFLRDDTRLTSFVSMREAVGKAGWNKSIGDKPQTIYDLKYANYFKEIYLDSDTKIALISNAPSEIPEDWFLTNDMVFQTRAKVNENAGSKRMLAHYIITPGQKGWLEGIDRAIEVGKPDSWKGYTVGDNTHKELSTHPYRLDDEKLMYPAYEKFARSGIKNVCIHKGLWAPAVEARFPKLTPYAKPDDVGKAAKDWPQLNFIIYHSAYRHIGGDPAVAWDEWEKAGRISWVSDLAGIPGKYGVKNVYADLGQVMAYSTVVNPRLAAALLGVLIKGLGVDHVIWGTDAVWTGSPQWQIEGLRRLEIPEEMQKKHGFKPLGAADGPVKNAIFGLNVARLYNYPVEAFQKSKDRFADLRTQYEEQGPARSNLRYGYVPKPA